A genomic stretch from Caulobacter sp. FWC2 includes:
- a CDS encoding GMP synthase translates to MKIGLLETGNPPGDLAETHGSYSAMFEALLGPEHSYRVYDVQKGELPADPAENDAYVITGSAAGVYDPLPWIEPLKAFLREAKGEQPLVGVCFGHQIMAEAFGGKAEKSDKGWGVGLQAYEVSDREAWMDDAPQVAVPGSHQDQVTALPPGARVLAGSAFTPYGILTYDDAKAISMQFHPEFSPAYAKALIEARRGTRFTDEQADAAIASLSADTDAARMAQWIGQFLKQETQG, encoded by the coding sequence ATGAAGATCGGCCTGCTCGAGACCGGCAATCCGCCGGGCGACCTCGCGGAGACCCACGGCAGCTATTCGGCGATGTTCGAGGCTCTGCTGGGGCCCGAGCACAGCTACCGCGTCTACGATGTCCAGAAGGGCGAACTGCCCGCCGATCCGGCCGAGAACGACGCCTATGTCATCACCGGCTCGGCGGCGGGAGTCTATGACCCGCTGCCCTGGATCGAGCCGCTGAAGGCCTTCCTGCGCGAGGCCAAGGGCGAGCAGCCGCTGGTCGGGGTGTGCTTCGGCCACCAGATCATGGCCGAGGCGTTCGGGGGCAAGGCCGAGAAGTCCGACAAGGGCTGGGGCGTGGGGCTTCAGGCCTATGAGGTCTCCGATCGCGAGGCCTGGATGGATGACGCGCCGCAGGTCGCCGTGCCGGGCTCGCACCAGGACCAGGTCACCGCCCTGCCGCCCGGCGCGCGGGTGCTGGCCGGCAGCGCGTTCACGCCCTACGGCATTCTGACGTACGACGACGCCAAGGCGATCTCGATGCAGTTCCACCCCGAGTTCTCGCCGGCCTACGCCAAGGCGCTGATCGAGGCGCGGCGCGGTACGCGGTTCACGGACGAGCAGGCCGACGCGGCGATCGCCAGCCTGTCGGCCGACACCGACGCCGCGCGAATGGCCCAATGGATCGGGCAATTCCTGAAGCAGGAAACCCAAGGCTAA